Proteins encoded within one genomic window of Halorussus salilacus:
- a CDS encoding bis(5'-nucleosyl)-tetraphosphatase produces MTVQATSAGAILFRDTRGRREYLLLKSRPGDWEFPKGGVEGDEELQQTAIREVKEEAGIEDFRLLDGFRDDYDYVFEANGNTIHKTVHLFVAKSYEASAELSHEHRDHQWRDYDQAINTITQDGPREILEDAHEFLNEKEGNGDI; encoded by the coding sequence ATGACGGTTCAAGCCACGAGCGCGGGTGCGATCCTGTTCAGGGACACCCGCGGTCGACGCGAATACCTCCTCCTCAAGTCGCGCCCGGGCGACTGGGAGTTCCCCAAGGGCGGCGTGGAGGGGGACGAAGAGCTACAGCAAACCGCGATCCGCGAGGTCAAAGAGGAGGCCGGAATCGAGGACTTCCGCCTGCTCGACGGCTTCCGGGACGACTACGACTACGTCTTCGAGGCGAACGGCAACACCATCCACAAGACGGTCCACCTGTTCGTCGCGAAGTCCTATGAGGCGAGCGCCGAGCTCTCCCACGAACACCGCGACCACCAGTGGCGCGACTACGACCAGGCCATCAACACCATCACGCAGGACGGCCCGCGAGAGATACTCGAAGACGCCCACGAGTTCCTCAACGAGAAGGAGGGCAACGGCGACATCTGA
- a CDS encoding uS10/mL48 family ribosomal protein: protein MTFVTRISLQSGNRPALDRVVDRIRTTAERKGAELRGPHSAPPTDLSVPQYKTTGGDESRQFRSWDYTVYARQLEIVGHNDVARQVAEFEFPDGVHVEVELEQIEQMA, encoded by the coding sequence ATGACCTTCGTAACCAGAATCAGCCTCCAGAGCGGGAATCGCCCCGCGCTGGACCGCGTGGTGGACCGGATTCGAACGACCGCAGAGCGAAAGGGCGCGGAGCTCCGCGGGCCCCACTCGGCCCCGCCGACCGACCTCTCGGTGCCCCAGTACAAGACGACCGGCGGCGACGAGTCCCGCCAGTTCCGGTCGTGGGACTACACCGTCTACGCCCGCCAGCTGGAGATCGTGGGCCACAACGACGTGGCGCGGCAGGTCGCGGAGTTCGAGTTCCCCGACGGCGTCCACGTCGAGGTCGAGCTAGAGCAGATCGAACAGATGGCGTAG
- a CDS encoding DUF7513 family protein has product MSFLDKYLAGWGFRSHTPSFDPGEEITVFVTGHDGDTPVARVGNTILRVENAPADAVDARVRLRVESFDDDAHTGTATYLERVGESAF; this is encoded by the coding sequence ATGAGCTTCCTCGACAAGTACCTCGCTGGCTGGGGCTTCCGGTCGCACACGCCGAGCTTCGACCCCGGCGAGGAGATCACCGTGTTCGTGACGGGCCACGACGGCGACACGCCGGTCGCGCGCGTCGGTAACACGATCCTCCGGGTCGAGAACGCTCCCGCCGACGCGGTGGACGCGCGGGTCCGCCTCCGGGTCGAGTCGTTCGACGACGACGCACACACCGGGACCGCGACCTACCTAGAGCGCGTCGGCGAATCGGCGTTCTGA